From a single Asticcacaulis sp. MM231 genomic region:
- a CDS encoding methyl-accepting chemotaxis protein — MVNLADSFVRSSSEVSDAAQSLSATAEETSRQAQVVTGAAEEAASNVQTVAAATEEMAASVHEINAQVVRAAQVATEAADEIGNTEVEIRALSEAAAGIGAVVKLIHDIASQTNLLALNATIEAARAGEAGKGFAVVASEVKTLATQTASATKDIGDRVDQIQEATERTVSSIGKIVATINDMRNISANIASAVEQQGAATHEIAGNTAKASDGTHQVTENIFGVGRAAEMTGAASTQLMGLSGDLSEQAGDLQKEVQNFVKSLRAA; from the coding sequence ATGGTTAATCTTGCCGATTCTTTCGTCCGCTCCTCCTCCGAAGTGTCCGATGCGGCGCAGAGCCTTTCCGCGACCGCCGAGGAGACCTCGCGTCAGGCGCAGGTCGTCACCGGCGCGGCCGAGGAAGCCGCCAGCAATGTCCAGACCGTCGCCGCCGCCACAGAGGAAATGGCCGCTTCGGTGCATGAGATCAACGCTCAGGTGGTGCGTGCGGCGCAGGTCGCCACTGAGGCCGCCGATGAGATTGGCAATACCGAGGTTGAAATCCGCGCCCTTTCCGAAGCGGCGGCGGGCATCGGAGCCGTGGTCAAGCTCATCCACGATATCGCCTCCCAGACCAATCTTCTGGCGCTCAACGCCACAATCGAGGCCGCCCGCGCCGGTGAGGCCGGAAAGGGTTTCGCCGTTGTCGCCTCCGAGGTCAAGACCCTGGCCACGCAGACGGCAAGCGCCACCAAGGATATCGGTGACAGGGTCGATCAGATACAGGAGGCCACCGAGCGCACGGTCAGTTCGATTGGTAAGATCGTTGCCACGATCAATGACATGCGCAATATCTCCGCCAATATCGCCTCCGCGGTCGAGCAGCAGGGGGCGGCGACGCATGAGATTGCCGGCAATACGGCGAAGGCGTCAGACGGGACGCATCAGGTGACCGAAAACATCTTTGGCGTTGGTCGCGCGGCCGAAATGACCGGAGCCGCCTCGACGCAACTGATGGGGCTGTCCGGAGACCTGAGCGAGCAGGCCGGCGATCTGCAAAAAGAAGTGCAGAATTTTGTCAAAAGCCTGCGTGCGGCGTGA
- the ptsP gene encoding phosphoenolpyruvate--protein phosphotransferase has product MPGAVRGQRGLLRQIRETMEEGQSAQSRLDTVVRIIASSMVAEVCSIYLRRTSEELELFATEGLNIEAVHKTRMRLSEGLVGEVARAGAPLNLMDAPAHPSFSYRPETGEDPYRSFLGVPLLRGGRTIGVLVVQNMAARRYEEDEVEDLQIIAMVLSEIVTAGELVGLEELKDIELAPQKPERLKGSIFADGISIGTVILHEVPVTSDHLLSDNSVVEEVRLNDAIVSLREQIDAMFEGTHGLAGPTFDVLETYRMFAHSTSWVRNLTEAVRNGLTAEAAVDRVRNEQRAKLNNARDAYMRERLHDLEDLANRLLRVLAGVITTAREIPENSILVARDLGPADLLEYDRTRLKGILLEEGSASNHAAIVARALQIPCVGRLQALRDRVSQGDQVIVDGETGEAYLRPRPDIIDAALARIDVRTQQRAEFSKIKDVEAVTRDGHRITMLMNAGLEFDIEIMNETGAEGIGLFRTEFQFMVSDDLPRLKRQTELYERIMDGAGDRPVTFRTLDLGGDKILPYMEMEREENPALGWRAIRMGLDRPALLRMQLRALITAARGRELRIMFPMVASIDEFRQAREMVDVECAWAKRRGRPLPALLRVGAMIECPSLLFHLDALLPLVDFASVGTNDLMQYLFAADRTNPKMSDRYDPLSPPFLTALSMIQKAARDSGTPVSVCGEIAGRPLEAFVLIALGFDRLSMPPAGLGQVKRMILSCDREAANKAINKLMSSSNGSLRNEVLSLARKLDLDM; this is encoded by the coding sequence ATGCCGGGCGCCGTGCGCGGCCAGCGCGGCCTGCTGCGCCAGATCCGTGAAACGATGGAAGAGGGCCAGTCGGCCCAGTCGCGTCTCGATACGGTGGTGCGCATCATCGCCTCCTCAATGGTGGCCGAGGTGTGCTCGATCTATCTGCGGCGCACCTCTGAGGAGCTCGAACTCTTCGCCACCGAGGGCCTGAACATCGAGGCCGTCCACAAGACGCGGATGCGTCTCTCAGAAGGTCTGGTCGGTGAAGTGGCGCGCGCCGGTGCACCGCTCAACCTCATGGATGCCCCGGCGCATCCGAGCTTCTCCTACCGTCCGGAAACCGGCGAAGATCCTTATCGATCCTTCCTGGGCGTGCCCCTGCTGCGCGGTGGCCGCACCATCGGTGTGCTGGTCGTGCAGAACATGGCTGCGCGCCGCTACGAGGAAGATGAGGTCGAAGACCTGCAGATCATCGCCATGGTGCTGTCCGAGATCGTGACGGCGGGCGAGCTGGTCGGGCTCGAAGAACTGAAGGACATCGAACTTGCGCCCCAGAAGCCGGAGCGTCTGAAGGGTTCGATTTTCGCCGACGGTATTAGCATCGGCACGGTCATCCTGCACGAAGTGCCGGTCACCTCCGATCATTTGCTGAGCGACAATTCGGTGGTCGAGGAGGTGCGCCTCAACGATGCCATCGTGTCCCTGCGTGAGCAGATCGACGCCATGTTCGAGGGCACCCATGGCCTTGCCGGGCCTACGTTTGACGTGCTCGAAACCTACCGCATGTTCGCGCACTCGACGAGCTGGGTGCGCAACCTGACCGAGGCCGTGCGCAACGGCCTGACGGCGGAGGCGGCGGTCGATCGCGTGCGTAACGAACAGCGCGCCAAGCTCAACAACGCCCGTGACGCCTATATGCGCGAGCGCCTGCACGATCTCGAAGACCTGGCCAATCGCCTCTTGCGCGTGCTGGCCGGCGTCATCACGACGGCGCGGGAGATCCCCGAAAACTCGATCCTGGTCGCCCGTGATCTCGGTCCGGCCGATCTGCTCGAATACGATCGCACCCGCCTCAAGGGCATTTTGCTCGAAGAGGGCTCGGCCTCGAACCATGCCGCCATCGTGGCACGCGCCCTGCAAATCCCGTGTGTCGGCCGCCTGCAAGCCTTGCGTGACCGCGTGTCACAGGGCGATCAGGTCATCGTCGACGGAGAAACCGGCGAGGCTTATCTGCGGCCACGGCCGGATATTATCGACGCCGCCCTGGCGCGTATCGATGTCCGTACCCAGCAGCGCGCCGAATTCAGCAAGATCAAGGATGTCGAGGCTGTCACGCGCGATGGCCACCGCATCACCATGCTGATGAACGCGGGCCTCGAATTCGATATCGAAATCATGAACGAGACCGGCGCTGAGGGCATCGGCCTGTTCCGCACCGAATTTCAGTTCATGGTGTCGGACGATCTGCCGCGCCTCAAGCGCCAGACCGAGCTTTACGAGCGCATCATGGATGGCGCCGGCGACCGTCCTGTCACCTTCCGCACGCTCGATCTCGGCGGGGACAAAATCCTGCCCTATATGGAGATGGAGCGCGAGGAAAACCCGGCGCTTGGCTGGCGCGCCATCCGCATGGGGCTCGATCGCCCGGCCTTGCTGCGGATGCAACTTCGCGCCCTGATCACGGCGGCGAGGGGGCGCGAGCTGCGCATCATGTTCCCCATGGTCGCCTCGATCGATGAGTTCCGTCAGGCGCGCGAGATGGTCGATGTGGAATGCGCCTGGGCCAAACGACGTGGACGTCCGCTGCCGGCGCTTCTGCGTGTAGGGGCCATGATCGAATGCCCGTCGCTGCTGTTCCATCTTGATGCGCTGTTACCGCTGGTCGATTTCGCCTCGGTCGGCACCAACGACCTGATGCAGTATCTCTTCGCCGCCGACCGCACCAATCCGAAGATGTCGGATCGCTACGATCCGCTGTCGCCGCCTTTCCTGACGGCGCTGTCGATGATCCAGAAGGCCGCCAGGGACTCAGGCACGCCGGTCTCGGTGTGCGGTGAAATTGCCGGCCGTCCGCTTGAGGCCTTTGTGCTGATCGCGCTCGGTTTTGACCGCCTGTCCATGCCGCCCGCCGGTCTGGGGCAGGTGAAGCGCATGATCCTGTCGTGCGATCGTGAGGCCGCCAACAAGGCGATCAACAAGCTGATGTCGAGCTCCAACGGCAGTTTGCGCAACGAGGTCTTGTCGCTCGCCCGCAAGCTGGACCTGGATATGTAA
- a CDS encoding thioredoxin family protein: protein MSSVLRFVVCLFLLCFALPTQAEEGKSAHITARLIAESATVAPNGDITLALDYTPAPGWHTYWINPGDTGLPPRFKWNLPDGLSVADAQFPAPELLPTFGLVSYGFNGQTVLLIPAHNGSKLTAGDILPIKAHIDFLVCADVCIPESLDVSLNLKVGAPKPGPDAGVIKKAVKELPWGTEDRKGTINIKDGMVEIGIPLAPINAQGAYFFPKQANVLLPSAPQALDIGAKGFSLHVKAAGAALPEGDLSGVLKLADGMAYDIVLTRAPLSPSVHGLGAAPASQTDTTLAGVLIAMAFAFVGGLILNLMPCVFPVLSMKLLSLARSGHDKGLAQQEALFYGAGTIITFVSLALILTAARLFGQSIGWGFQLQSSYVTAGLSLIMLLVALNMSGLFEVGASLQAVGGLQVSANRPRLGAFLTGVLAVVVAAPCTAPFMATAIGVALAQGGLVSFAIFVALGVGFALPFVVLTYLITLVPAVAKALPKPGKWMDILKHALSLLMYAACLWLIWVFAQQVQVYGVILLAFALVLVVIAVLKSPLPKFIKPVVLVGGLVLCGLAASLPRAEKAPPASSGLMAHKVFSTEGLAALRAEGKPVFVDLTAAWCVTCKVNERLVLTTPEFEKAVNATGTVYMVGDWTNQDAEIAHYLTLFGRSGVPLYVYYGPNNAEPVVLPQILKTADVVKLVRAGT, encoded by the coding sequence GTGTCTTCAGTTCTTCGCTTTGTCGTCTGTCTTTTCCTGCTGTGCTTTGCCCTGCCCACACAGGCGGAAGAGGGCAAATCCGCTCATATCACCGCCCGTCTGATCGCGGAATCAGCGACCGTGGCCCCCAATGGCGACATTACTCTGGCGCTTGACTATACGCCCGCGCCGGGCTGGCACACCTACTGGATCAATCCCGGCGATACCGGACTGCCGCCGCGTTTCAAATGGAACCTGCCCGATGGCCTGAGCGTGGCGGATGCGCAGTTCCCCGCGCCGGAACTGCTGCCGACCTTTGGGTTGGTGAGTTACGGCTTCAACGGCCAGACCGTCCTGCTGATCCCCGCTCATAACGGCTCGAAACTGACGGCGGGCGATATCCTGCCGATCAAGGCGCATATCGATTTCCTCGTCTGCGCCGATGTCTGTATTCCCGAAAGCCTCGATGTCAGCCTCAATCTCAAGGTCGGTGCGCCGAAACCGGGACCAGATGCCGGGGTGATTAAAAAGGCGGTCAAAGAGTTACCGTGGGGTACAGAAGATAGGAAAGGTACAATCAATATCAAAGACGGTATGGTCGAGATTGGTATTCCTCTTGCCCCCATAAATGCGCAAGGCGCGTATTTCTTCCCAAAGCAGGCCAATGTGCTACTTCCGTCCGCGCCGCAAGCGTTGGATATCGGTGCAAAAGGATTCAGTCTGCACGTTAAGGCGGCAGGTGCAGCCTTGCCAGAGGGTGACTTGTCCGGTGTATTGAAACTGGCAGATGGTATGGCATATGATATTGTGCTGACGCGTGCACCCCTGTCACCCTCGGTGCATGGCCTTGGCGCGGCACCGGCAAGCCAGACCGACACCACATTGGCCGGTGTGCTGATTGCCATGGCTTTCGCCTTTGTCGGCGGACTGATCCTCAACCTGATGCCATGTGTGTTCCCGGTGCTCTCCATGAAGTTGCTCAGCCTGGCGCGTTCCGGCCACGATAAGGGACTGGCGCAACAGGAAGCCTTGTTTTATGGCGCGGGCACAATCATTACTTTCGTCAGTCTGGCCCTGATCCTGACCGCGGCGCGTCTGTTCGGACAGTCGATTGGGTGGGGTTTTCAGCTCCAGAGCTCCTACGTTACTGCAGGCTTAAGCCTGATCATGCTTCTGGTAGCGCTCAATATGTCCGGCCTGTTCGAGGTCGGCGCATCGCTGCAAGCCGTTGGTGGTCTTCAGGTGTCTGCCAACCGCCCACGTCTTGGTGCCTTCCTGACCGGCGTGCTGGCCGTGGTCGTCGCCGCACCCTGCACCGCGCCCTTCATGGCCACCGCCATCGGCGTGGCGCTGGCGCAAGGTGGCCTTGTGTCTTTTGCCATCTTCGTGGCGCTTGGCGTCGGTTTCGCCCTGCCATTCGTGGTCCTGACCTACCTGATCACCCTGGTGCCGGCCGTAGCCAAGGCCCTGCCGAAGCCCGGCAAGTGGATGGATATTCTCAAACACGCCCTGTCTTTGTTGATGTACGCCGCCTGCCTGTGGCTGATCTGGGTGTTCGCCCAGCAGGTGCAGGTTTACGGCGTGATCCTGCTGGCGTTTGCGCTGGTGCTGGTCGTTATCGCCGTGCTCAAAAGTCCGCTGCCGAAATTCATCAAGCCGGTGGTGCTGGTCGGCGGTCTTGTGCTGTGCGGGCTGGCGGCCTCGCTGCCGCGTGCTGAAAAGGCGCCGCCGGCCTCATCCGGACTGATGGCGCATAAGGTGTTCAGCACCGAGGGCCTGGCCGCTTTGCGCGCCGAGGGCAAACCGGTGTTTGTCGATCTCACGGCCGCCTGGTGCGTCACCTGCAAGGTCAATGAACGCCTTGTCCTGACCACGCCGGAATTTGAAAAAGCCGTCAATGCCACCGGCACGGTCTATATGGTCGGCGACTGGACCAATCAGGACGCCGAGATCGCTCATTACCTGACGCTGTTTGGACGTTCGGGCGTGCCGCTCTATGTCTATTACGGGCCAAATAACGCCGAGCCTGTGGTTCTGCCGCAGATCCTCAAGACGGCGGACGTGGTCAAGCTGGTGCGCGCCGGAACATAA
- a CDS encoding HAMP domain-containing protein → MSLKNIPMLGKILSLLGCLGLVAILAVAFATSRMHAISADYSAVISGPGVASVDMERASKNILRVETAFYKLVSSSDPNDIASANTEMKQAQSSFSKETSEAMKALPSEAKRIAGIQASYNTAIDETCAETKALAEKGDDVDALRLMQSKCDPAIAQLEKTMAVVVDETIAANAAASAAAGEDTRQTIGTTWAGVGIGLVLVMLVAVMVTRLSIVRPLSNLNATMTSMDKGTLDVSVPGQERKDELGGMARTLEAFRKGLEEAVSLREAAETAKAAELQRLQRERQVVEFVPGQDG, encoded by the coding sequence ATGTCTTTGAAAAATATACCCATGCTTGGCAAGATATTGAGTTTGCTGGGTTGTCTTGGGCTTGTCGCCATTTTGGCGGTCGCGTTCGCCACGTCCCGTATGCACGCCATCAGCGCCGACTACAGCGCCGTGATCTCCGGACCGGGTGTCGCTTCGGTTGATATGGAGCGCGCCAGCAAGAACATCCTGCGTGTTGAGACAGCCTTTTATAAGCTGGTGTCGTCGAGTGATCCCAACGATATCGCCAGCGCCAACACTGAGATGAAACAGGCGCAAAGCTCCTTTTCCAAGGAAACAAGCGAGGCCATGAAGGCTCTGCCGTCTGAAGCGAAACGCATCGCAGGCATTCAGGCCAGTTATAACACTGCGATTGACGAAACCTGCGCCGAAACGAAGGCCCTTGCCGAGAAGGGCGATGATGTCGACGCCCTGCGCCTGATGCAATCTAAATGCGATCCCGCCATCGCCCAACTGGAAAAGACCATGGCGGTGGTGGTCGATGAAACCATTGCGGCCAATGCCGCCGCTTCCGCCGCCGCCGGCGAAGATACGCGCCAGACCATCGGCACGACCTGGGCCGGTGTCGGCATCGGTCTGGTTCTTGTGATGCTGGTCGCCGTGATGGTGACGCGCCTGAGCATCGTCCGGCCCCTGTCGAACCTCAACGCCACCATGACCTCGATGGACAAGGGTACGCTCGACGTGAGCGTGCCCGGTCAGGAGCGTAAGGATGAACTGGGTGGCATGGCACGCACCCTCGAAGCCTTCCGCAAGGGACTGGAAGAGGCTGTCAGCTTGCGTGAGGCGGCAGAAACCGCCAAGGCGGCCGAGCTGCAGCGCCTGCAACGCGAACGCCAGGTGGTCGAGTTCGTTCCAGGGCAAGATGGTTAA
- a CDS encoding methyl-accepting chemotaxis protein yields MYNNLRMIGKVVVLLMLLGLVSLGATVFATSRMRVINDSYSEIIAKPEKGVVAMARANRQVVSIISSIYMKATAVTEADNATAEFDRTAAIAKYDTYLDAAVATLPEKAAELTGIKAALHAALEGACAVTIQHASSLDPAANAQAAASMNASCHPELKAVSARITKMVDDTVLHLDAVSDKTSKDTTEIIIVTYAAVLTGLALVLGLAIWLTRSGIVAPIRALTDTMQSLTHGQFDTQVAGQNRRDELGAMAVAVEVFRKGLIEAEEMREATRSGEQAAAARMKRELEVFNRFQERMGALADAFVRSSAEVSDAAQSLATTAEETSRQAGVVSGAAEEAAINVQTVAAATEEMAMSVREINGQVGRTAEVAHEAASEAGRTEADIRILAEAAEGIGEVVNLINDIAAQTNLLALNATIEAARAGDAGKGFAVVASEVKALATQTARATKDIGNKVQQIQSATERTVVSIEKIVTTISDIRSISTILASAVEQQGTATQEIAGNTAQAADGAQAVTENIFGVGRAAEMTGAASTQLMGLSGHLTDQAADLQQEVQAFVAQLRAS; encoded by the coding sequence ATGTACAATAATCTTCGCATGATCGGTAAGGTTGTCGTACTCTTGATGTTGCTGGGTTTGGTTAGTCTCGGGGCCACTGTTTTCGCCACTTCCAGGATGCGCGTTATCAACGATAGTTACAGTGAGATTATCGCCAAGCCGGAAAAAGGCGTGGTCGCCATGGCGCGGGCCAACCGTCAAGTCGTTTCGATCATCAGTTCCATCTATATGAAGGCCACGGCGGTGACCGAAGCCGATAATGCTACTGCGGAATTCGATCGCACGGCCGCCATAGCCAAATACGATACCTATCTCGATGCTGCCGTGGCGACCCTGCCGGAGAAGGCGGCGGAACTGACAGGCATAAAAGCCGCGCTGCACGCCGCGCTGGAGGGCGCTTGCGCCGTGACGATCCAGCACGCCTCCTCGCTTGATCCAGCCGCCAACGCGCAAGCCGCCGCGTCCATGAATGCAAGCTGTCATCCCGAATTGAAGGCCGTCTCTGCCCGTATTACCAAGATGGTCGACGATACTGTCCTTCATCTTGACGCTGTCAGCGACAAGACATCGAAGGACACTACCGAAATCATCATCGTGACCTATGCTGCCGTGTTGACAGGCCTGGCACTTGTGCTCGGCCTTGCAATCTGGCTGACCCGCTCCGGGATTGTCGCCCCGATCCGCGCCCTTACGGACACCATGCAGAGTCTAACTCATGGACAGTTCGATACGCAGGTTGCGGGACAGAACCGCCGTGATGAACTAGGGGCAATGGCCGTCGCGGTCGAGGTCTTCCGCAAGGGGCTGATCGAAGCTGAAGAGATGCGCGAAGCAACTCGCAGCGGCGAACAGGCGGCGGCCGCGCGTATGAAGCGCGAACTTGAGGTCTTCAACCGCTTCCAGGAGCGCATGGGCGCCTTGGCCGATGCCTTCGTCCGTTCGTCGGCTGAGGTTTCCGATGCTGCGCAGAGCCTGGCCACCACGGCCGAGGAAACCTCGCGTCAGGCGGGCGTCGTTTCGGGCGCTGCCGAAGAGGCCGCTATCAATGTCCAGACCGTCGCTGCCGCCACCGAAGAAATGGCCATGTCGGTGCGTGAAATCAACGGACAGGTGGGGCGCACTGCCGAGGTGGCGCATGAAGCGGCCAGCGAGGCAGGCCGCACCGAGGCGGATATCCGCATTCTTGCCGAAGCCGCTGAGGGCATTGGTGAAGTGGTGAACCTGATCAATGACATTGCCGCCCAAACCAATCTGCTGGCCCTCAATGCGACCATTGAGGCGGCGCGCGCCGGTGATGCCGGCAAGGGTTTTGCGGTCGTCGCTTCCGAGGTCAAGGCGCTAGCCACACAGACTGCCCGGGCTACCAAGGATATCGGTAACAAGGTGCAGCAGATTCAAAGCGCTACAGAACGCACCGTCGTCTCTATCGAAAAGATTGTCACAACCATCAGCGATATTCGCAGCATCTCGACCATCCTGGCCTCGGCGGTGGAACAGCAGGGCACCGCCACGCAGGAGATCGCCGGCAATACGGCGCAGGCCGCTGATGGCGCGCAGGCCGTGACCGAGAATATCTTCGGCGTTGGGCGCGCGGCCGAAATGACCGGCGCGGCGAGTACCCAGCTTATGGGGCTGTCCGGCCATCTGACCGATCAGGCAGCGGATCTGCAGCAAGAGGTGCAGGCTTTCGTGGCGCAACTCCGCGCGTCTTGA